The DNA region ACTGTAACTTTTTGTGGTAATTACATTGCCAAAGATTATGGTATGTATATAAAATTTTTAGCATAGCATCTGGCTTTAGTTGTTAGGTCAGGTGCATTTTATGTGGGGTAAGAATACATGGTAGCTGCGTTAGCTAGACCGGGACGAGAGCTTGCTAAGCAATTGTTATTGATCCAGTTGGGCGCGGTTATGGTTGTGGCAACAGGAATGGCTGTTGTGGTTAATGCTGAATGGGGATTTTCTGCGCTAATAGGTGGTGGCATTTTTGTCATTGCTAATGCTGTATTCGCGCTGTTCGCTTTCATGTTTAGTGGGGCTCGTGCTGCAAAACGTATCACGGCGTCTTTCTACACAGGTGAAGCTCTTAAAATCCTCATTACCATTGCACTATTTTCTGCTGCTTACATGTATGTCCAGGTGGAACTTGTTCCCCTGAAACTAACCTATTTGCTGGTACTAGGTATTAATATCTTTGCACCAGTACTATTCATTAACAACAAAAAATAGGATGAGTTATGGCTGCGCCAGGTGAAGCGCTAACACCGTCCGGTTACATTGAGCACCATTTGTCTAACTTATCATTGGCTCGTA from Vibrio nitrifigilis includes:
- a CDS encoding F0F1 ATP synthase subunit I → MVAALARPGRELAKQLLLIQLGAVMVVATGMAVVVNAEWGFSALIGGGIFVIANAVFALFAFMFSGARAAKRITASFYTGEALKILITIALFSAAYMYVQVELVPLKLTYLLVLGINIFAPVLFINNKK